A window of the Dyadobacter pollutisoli genome harbors these coding sequences:
- a CDS encoding phytoene desaturase family protein, with protein MQSSEGQKEYDFVIVGSGLGGLACANILASEGFSVVVLEKNHQIGGHLQVYSRGKSIYDTGVHYVGSLDEGENLYQFFKYFGILDHLKVKRMDDDKFDVIRFDDGSEYHYAQGFDRFKETLIGYFPDEKTAIETYCDKIIEICNKFPLYNLRISGENYQMDGDVLGMNTYDYIASLTDNVRLQNVLAGSNLLYAGVQDKTPFYVHALIMKSYLSGSYKFVDGGSQIAIQMSRAIRKNGGEIYKHKKVVSANYNEAGEITGVVLENGEIIKGKQFISNVHPAVTIDIFGADRFLNVYKNRVQGLENSISTFLVHISFHENSFEYLNYNIYQHHIDSVWGGIDYDEETWPQTYFICTPCISKTGKYADSMSIMTYMKSCETDKWADSFSTVAEPGRRDEEYAEFKKLKEGKVIDKLEEVFPGITGKIKAVHSATPLTFRDYIGNRDGSLYGILKNSNSPARTQINTKTRIPNLHLTGQNISMHGILGVTVSAFVTCFSFVDKDKLIQKVKNA; from the coding sequence ATGCAGTCTTCCGAGGGTCAAAAGGAGTACGATTTTGTGATTGTAGGAAGCGGGCTGGGCGGCCTGGCTTGTGCAAATATCCTGGCATCGGAAGGTTTCAGTGTGGTTGTTTTGGAAAAAAACCACCAGATCGGCGGGCATCTTCAGGTTTACAGCCGGGGTAAAAGCATTTATGATACCGGCGTTCATTATGTAGGCAGTTTGGATGAGGGTGAAAATCTTTATCAGTTCTTCAAATATTTCGGCATTCTCGATCATCTCAAAGTGAAAAGAATGGATGATGACAAATTTGACGTCATCCGTTTCGACGACGGTTCAGAATATCATTATGCGCAGGGATTCGACCGTTTCAAGGAGACATTGATCGGCTACTTTCCGGACGAAAAAACGGCCATCGAAACTTATTGTGACAAAATCATTGAAATCTGCAATAAATTCCCACTCTATAACCTGCGCATTTCTGGCGAAAACTACCAGATGGATGGCGACGTGCTCGGCATGAATACCTACGACTACATTGCATCATTAACCGACAATGTAAGGCTGCAAAATGTACTCGCGGGCTCCAATCTGCTGTATGCCGGGGTTCAGGACAAAACGCCTTTTTATGTGCATGCGCTGATCATGAAAAGCTACCTGTCGGGGTCTTACAAATTTGTCGATGGTGGCTCACAGATCGCCATTCAAATGAGCAGGGCTATCCGCAAGAATGGAGGGGAGATTTACAAACATAAAAAAGTAGTTTCGGCGAATTACAATGAAGCGGGCGAGATCACCGGAGTAGTACTGGAAAACGGCGAGATTATTAAGGGAAAACAATTCATTTCCAATGTTCACCCCGCCGTGACTATCGATATTTTTGGTGCTGATCGTTTTTTGAATGTATACAAAAACCGTGTCCAGGGCCTTGAAAATAGTATATCCACATTTCTGGTCCATATTTCCTTCCACGAAAATAGTTTTGAATATCTTAATTATAACATTTACCAGCATCATATAGACAGCGTCTGGGGTGGCATTGACTATGATGAGGAAACATGGCCGCAAACCTATTTCATTTGCACGCCGTGTATATCTAAAACAGGCAAGTATGCGGATTCAATGTCGATCATGACTTACATGAAATCCTGCGAAACTGATAAATGGGCCGACAGTTTCAGTACAGTCGCCGAGCCAGGCAGACGCGACGAAGAATATGCTGAATTCAAAAAATTAAAAGAAGGAAAAGTGATAGATAAGCTTGAAGAGGTTTTTCCAGGCATTACCGGCAAAATAAAGGCTGTTCATAGCGCTACTCCGCTCACATTCAGGGATTACATTGGCAATCGGGACGGCTCATTGTACGGCATATTGAAGAATTCCAATTCACCCGCCAGGACTCAGATTAATACTAAAACGAGAATACCCAACCTCCACCTGACAGGTCAAAACATTTCAATGCACGGGATTTTAGGAGTCACAGTCAGTGCTTTTGTAACTTGCTTTTCCTTTGTTGATAAAGATAAACTCATTCAAAAAGTAAAAAATGCCTAA
- a CDS encoding HAL/PAL/TAL family ammonia-lyase: protein MNSISLAQIEQYAFEKKEFILPENALNQVSKSFAFLTNFSKDKIIYGINTGFGPMAQYRIETDKLSNLQYNLIRSHSSGIGKPLNEIYARSVMVARLNSFLQANSGVSTAVIKQLVAFLNKGIVPEIFEHGSVGASGDLVQLSHLGLNLIGEGYVYKDGVRTKTADVLAEKAIEPLKMELRDGLGLINGTSCMTGMAAINVIYAKRLLQWAIAASSMLNEVIEAFDDSFSKQLNAVKHHKGQQLVAQQMRDFVAGSQMIRSREELFKDDTALQRKEFERKIQEYYSVRCVPQILGPILDTIQYAQEVIENELNSTNDNPIVSPDDDNVFHGGNFHGDYISLEMDKVKIVLTKLSMLMERQLNFLMNSKLNGKFPPFLNAGTWGLNFGFQGVQFTATSTTAENQALSSSVYVHSIPNNNDNQDIVSMGTNSAVLAKQVLENSFQVMSIHIMAICQAIDLLDPEEKERLSPNAKSIYDRIRQHAHFVTEDIPQAESIAAVFEYIKENPFKL from the coding sequence ATGAATAGTATTTCCTTAGCTCAGATCGAGCAGTATGCTTTTGAAAAGAAGGAATTTATCTTGCCCGAAAACGCCCTCAATCAAGTTTCGAAATCCTTTGCCTTTTTAACGAATTTCTCCAAAGATAAAATTATATATGGAATCAACACTGGTTTTGGACCGATGGCCCAGTACCGTATTGAGACCGACAAACTAAGTAACCTTCAGTACAATCTGATCCGCAGCCATTCAAGCGGAATCGGTAAGCCGCTGAACGAAATTTACGCCCGTAGCGTGATGGTTGCCCGTCTGAACTCGTTTTTACAGGCCAATTCAGGGGTAAGTACAGCGGTAATCAAGCAATTGGTTGCGTTTTTGAACAAAGGTATCGTTCCTGAAATTTTTGAACACGGCAGCGTCGGAGCCAGCGGAGACTTGGTCCAGTTGTCACATCTGGGCCTCAACCTGATCGGGGAGGGGTATGTATATAAGGATGGTGTCAGAACAAAAACAGCAGATGTTTTAGCTGAAAAAGCCATTGAGCCGCTCAAAATGGAGCTTCGTGACGGTCTTGGCCTGATCAATGGCACCTCCTGCATGACGGGTATGGCGGCGATCAATGTGATCTACGCGAAACGCCTTTTGCAATGGGCGATCGCGGCTTCTTCTATGTTGAATGAGGTGATTGAGGCGTTTGATGATTCTTTCTCAAAGCAACTGAATGCGGTAAAACACCACAAAGGCCAGCAGCTGGTAGCGCAGCAAATGCGCGATTTTGTGGCAGGCAGCCAGATGATACGCAGCCGCGAGGAGCTGTTCAAGGATGACACCGCGCTGCAACGCAAGGAATTTGAACGTAAAATACAGGAGTACTATTCGGTAAGATGTGTACCGCAAATCTTGGGGCCAATACTGGATACGATCCAATACGCCCAGGAAGTCATTGAGAACGAATTGAATTCTACCAATGATAATCCGATCGTAAGCCCTGACGATGATAACGTTTTTCATGGTGGCAATTTCCACGGTGACTACATTTCGCTGGAAATGGATAAGGTAAAAATCGTGCTGACGAAGCTTTCCATGCTCATGGAGCGACAGCTGAACTTCCTGATGAATAGCAAACTGAACGGCAAATTCCCTCCTTTTCTGAATGCAGGGACCTGGGGCTTGAACTTCGGTTTTCAGGGTGTGCAATTTACGGCGACTTCCACAACTGCTGAAAATCAGGCATTGTCGAGCTCGGTATATGTGCATAGCATTCCCAATAACAATGATAATCAGGACATTGTGAGTATGGGGACCAACAGTGCGGTGCTCGCCAAGCAGGTACTGGAAAATTCATTTCAGGTGATGTCCATTCATATTATGGCGATTTGCCAGGCGATCGACCTGCTGGATCCTGAGGAAAAGGAGCGACTTTCGCCCAATGCCAAATCTATTTACGACCGGATTCGTCAACACGCACATTTTGTTACGGAAGACATTCCACAGGCTGAAAGTATCGCCGCTGTTTTTGAATACATTAAAGAAAACCCGTTTAAATTATGA
- the fabG gene encoding 3-oxoacyl-ACP reductase FabG, translating to MSCALVTGASRGIGRAIAVQLAKDHGLYILINYASNQAAAEETLAAITASGGQGELLQFDVQVKQEVDDALNNWKQQNEDKTISVLVNNAGVTRDGLFMWMPEKDWDEVLGTSAKGFFNVTQNAIQQMLRKRTGRIVNIASVSGMKGVAGQTNYSAAKGAMIAATKALAQEVAKRKITVNAVAPGFITSDMTKDLNEEELKQMIPMSRFGKAEEVAHLVSFLVSDKAAYITGEVININGGIYS from the coding sequence ATGAGTTGTGCATTGGTAACAGGCGCATCCCGAGGAATTGGCCGGGCAATTGCGGTGCAGCTGGCCAAGGATCATGGACTATATATATTGATCAACTACGCTTCAAATCAAGCTGCTGCGGAAGAAACATTAGCTGCGATTACGGCTTCCGGCGGTCAGGGGGAACTTTTGCAGTTTGATGTGCAGGTAAAGCAAGAGGTGGATGATGCATTGAACAACTGGAAACAGCAGAACGAAGATAAGACCATCAGTGTTTTGGTGAATAATGCCGGCGTGACACGCGACGGGTTGTTTATGTGGATGCCCGAGAAAGATTGGGACGAGGTACTGGGAACGTCCGCGAAAGGTTTTTTTAACGTTACCCAGAACGCCATTCAGCAAATGCTGCGGAAGCGCACGGGCCGGATCGTCAACATCGCGTCGGTATCGGGGATGAAGGGAGTGGCAGGGCAGACCAATTACTCGGCCGCAAAAGGTGCGATGATTGCGGCTACCAAAGCATTGGCGCAGGAAGTAGCGAAACGTAAGATCACAGTGAATGCAGTGGCACCGGGGTTTATCACCAGCGACATGACCAAGGACCTCAACGAGGAGGAACTGAAACAAATGATCCCGATGAGCAGGTTTGGAAAAGCAGAAGAAGTCGCTCATCTGGTGAGTTTTCTGGTTTCGGACAAAGCGGCCTACATTACCGGCGAGGTGATCAATATTAACGGAGGAATTTATTCATAA
- a CDS encoding beta-ketoacyl-[acyl-carrier-protein] synthase family protein, protein MSHRVVITGIGIYSCLGTNLDEVRDSLYAGKSGIIFDQVRKDFGFRSALTGMVAEPDLKNYLSRRQRLGMHQPAIYAYMATREALELSGLDIDFLEKSETGIIYGNDSTAASVIEAVDKAKEKHDTTLIGSGAIFQNMNSTVNMNLSTIFKLKGINFTLSAACASGSHSIGMGYLMISQGLQERIICGGAQEINAAAMASFDGLGTFSVRESEPAKASRPFDRDRDGLIPSGGAATVILESYESAVQRGAPILAELIGYGFSSNGDHISNPSIDGQSRSLKMALKQAGISVNEVDYINAHATSTPVGDGSEARAIYEVFGGDVPVSSTKSMTGHECWMAGASEIVYSMLMMQHSFIAPNINFENPDEDSARINIISQTKEQTIDCFLSNSFGFGGTNSTLILKKFRN, encoded by the coding sequence ATGAGCCACAGAGTTGTAATAACCGGTATTGGAATTTACTCTTGCCTGGGTACGAACCTGGACGAGGTGCGAGACTCACTGTATGCCGGTAAAAGTGGTATTATATTCGACCAGGTCAGGAAAGATTTCGGCTTCCGCTCGGCATTGACGGGTATGGTTGCTGAGCCCGACCTCAAAAATTACTTATCGAGAAGGCAGCGTCTGGGCATGCACCAGCCTGCTATCTACGCGTACATGGCTACGAGGGAGGCATTGGAACTCTCCGGCCTGGACATTGATTTTCTTGAAAAAAGCGAAACAGGTATTATATATGGTAACGACAGCACGGCCGCTTCGGTGATAGAGGCTGTCGATAAAGCCAAAGAAAAACACGATACGACGCTCATCGGAAGTGGTGCTATCTTTCAGAATATGAACAGTACCGTCAACATGAACCTTTCGACGATATTTAAACTGAAAGGCATTAATTTCACGCTGAGTGCTGCTTGCGCTTCGGGGTCTCACTCCATTGGCATGGGCTACCTGATGATCAGCCAGGGACTGCAGGAAAGGATCATTTGTGGCGGCGCACAGGAAATCAATGCTGCCGCTATGGCGAGTTTCGACGGTTTGGGGACATTCTCAGTTCGTGAATCGGAGCCAGCCAAAGCATCCAGGCCATTTGACCGCGACCGTGACGGCCTGATCCCAAGTGGCGGAGCGGCTACTGTGATCCTTGAATCCTACGAATCGGCAGTGCAGCGAGGAGCGCCTATTTTAGCTGAACTGATCGGATATGGCTTTTCTTCCAATGGTGACCATATCTCCAACCCGAGCATTGATGGACAATCGAGGTCATTGAAAATGGCTTTGAAGCAAGCCGGTATCTCAGTTAACGAAGTAGATTATATCAATGCGCATGCTACTTCCACGCCTGTGGGGGATGGGAGCGAGGCGCGTGCGATCTACGAAGTCTTTGGAGGTGATGTTCCGGTAAGCTCTACCAAATCCATGACCGGTCATGAATGCTGGATGGCGGGAGCGAGCGAGATCGTGTATTCGATGCTCATGATGCAACATTCCTTTATAGCTCCCAATATCAATTTCGAAAACCCGGACGAAGATTCTGCCCGGATCAATATCATTTCTCAAACGAAAGAACAGACTATCGACTGCTTTCTGTCTAATTCTTTCGGATTTGGAGGTACCAATTCTACGCTGATACTCAAAAAGTTCCGGAATTAA
- a CDS encoding trifunctional MMPL family transporter/lysophospholipid acyltransferase/class I SAM-dependent methyltransferase has translation MIGDLLLRLNKFLSSHKTAFFLSLAIIVSVLFAGILRLKVTESIFATLPDGKSFEEFNRLVESKNIINQVVFSIEIPAETATDEAKELAEAFSDSLSRYTKGYIRNIRAERPNVQEDVYDYVYTHFPLLINPEYYGHINARLVPDSIRSAVTGTYNQLITPGGSFLKQFIINDPLGITGKYFRELNVNNNSNGMVLDDGVMFSADRKKVIVFASTSYDSGNSEKNVELYNLTETFRSKWNKQNRHNHFTYFGTFEISARNAIQVKRDSYFTSFLALGGILLLLIAYYRKLLVPVYIILPGLFGGIFALGIIGYIRPEVSGISLATGAVIFGILLDYAFHFFTHLRHTHSLSQAIKEVSAPLLTGSFTTVMAFSALHFANSVVLQDFGLFASLSLLGAAIFTLIALPLILDATSFDYKKIPAEQRSFNIPKIPASVRSYVLVAIGVLTLVFLYFARFTEFDSGFENLSIQDDDLSNREQALTGINPRAEKRIYVFATSPVRAHAEKVNFEVYQKLVALKQNSKINSFVSSGAFLIPRDLQIERKLRWNSFWNVQRKDSTFRILDQTAAKSGFNAYAFNDFKDWVSGRNQSSVSLDTLFNELGIDNLVDVKSSGTTFITTLIVPQKQLSEVKKDLRTIPGVDIFDRGELAGELLTMVKDDFNYLLLISASIVFLTLLVVYGRIELTFLSFLPMVISWIWILGIAAILGIKFNFVNVIVTTFIFGLGDDFSIFVTDGLLSKYKTGKDTLRSYQSAIALSATTTIIGTGVLIFAKHPAIHSIALISVLGIVCILFISFVFQPVFFDFFVQNRIAKKKAPVTMLPFLISVSSFTYFLSGCLFLHSKLVTILILPISKKRKREMINRSLSFYAKTVIYSGPHVRKNFSGLENLNMDKPVIFIANHTSFLDILLAIMLHPKIVLMVKGWVYNSPFFGPIIRYAGYVYTDDGPEENIRKLKGLVADGYSLLIFPEGTRSQDGTIGRFHKGAFHLAEQLNLDIQPLLLHGASDVLPKNDFLISSGALNVRVMPRLAHDDPQWGTTLRDRTKNIAAHFKTEFAAYKYEMEDVAYLKHKVFTNYVFKGPVLEWYFKIKWNLESKNYSFYNHLIAHRKNILDIGCGYGYLSFYLHYKNEERVITGIDYDEEKIQIAQNSYNKTEQLHFVYQDIMTADCGEQDVIFLNDILHYLSEEKQLTLLDRCATALNPGGILFIRDGITDNEEKHKKTKTTEALSTGLFSFNRKSDDFHFFSSNDIRSFAEKHHLSFEMLEHSNNTSNVLFVLRND, from the coding sequence ATGATCGGCGATTTACTTTTAAGGCTTAATAAATTTCTTTCCAGTCACAAAACCGCGTTTTTTCTTAGCCTTGCCATCATTGTCAGCGTACTTTTTGCGGGTATTTTGCGCCTAAAAGTAACCGAAAGTATTTTCGCCACCTTACCGGATGGTAAAAGCTTCGAAGAATTCAATCGTTTGGTGGAAAGTAAAAACATCATCAATCAGGTCGTTTTCTCCATTGAAATCCCCGCCGAAACTGCTACCGACGAAGCGAAAGAGCTGGCCGAAGCTTTTTCCGATTCGCTGAGCCGCTATACCAAAGGCTACATTCGGAATATCCGCGCTGAGCGACCTAATGTACAAGAAGATGTGTACGATTATGTCTATACCCATTTTCCCCTGCTCATTAATCCTGAATATTACGGCCATATCAATGCCCGGCTGGTACCCGACTCTATCCGTTCGGCTGTTACCGGGACTTATAACCAGCTCATTACGCCCGGCGGGTCATTCCTGAAACAGTTTATAATCAACGACCCGCTCGGTATCACAGGGAAGTATTTTCGGGAGCTCAATGTCAATAATAATTCCAATGGCATGGTGCTGGACGATGGCGTCATGTTCAGCGCAGACCGTAAAAAAGTCATTGTTTTCGCATCTACTAGCTACGATTCGGGCAATTCTGAAAAAAATGTAGAGCTCTACAACCTGACCGAAACATTCAGATCAAAATGGAACAAACAAAACCGGCATAATCATTTCACGTATTTCGGAACCTTCGAAATCTCTGCCAGAAATGCAATCCAGGTCAAGCGCGATTCCTATTTCACGTCTTTCCTGGCCCTGGGTGGGATATTACTGCTGCTAATCGCCTACTATCGCAAACTGCTCGTACCTGTTTACATTATCCTGCCAGGACTTTTCGGCGGAATTTTTGCTTTGGGGATCATCGGTTATATTCGCCCCGAAGTGTCAGGTATCTCGCTGGCGACCGGAGCGGTGATTTTCGGTATTCTGTTGGATTACGCCTTTCATTTTTTTACGCATCTCAGACATACCCATTCCCTTTCGCAGGCGATCAAAGAAGTGAGTGCGCCTTTACTAACGGGCAGTTTCACGACCGTGATGGCATTCAGCGCTTTGCATTTTGCCAATTCCGTGGTGTTGCAGGATTTTGGTCTATTCGCTTCCCTGAGCCTCCTGGGCGCTGCTATATTTACATTAATTGCCCTCCCACTCATTCTCGACGCCACTTCGTTTGATTACAAAAAGATCCCGGCAGAACAGCGATCTTTTAACATTCCGAAGATACCTGCCTCGGTAAGGTCTTATGTGCTGGTCGCGATCGGCGTGCTCACATTGGTTTTCCTCTACTTCGCGCGTTTTACTGAATTCGACAGCGGTTTTGAAAATCTCAGCATTCAGGATGACGATCTGAGCAACAGGGAGCAGGCACTTACCGGTATCAATCCACGCGCGGAAAAGCGGATTTATGTTTTCGCTACCAGCCCGGTGCGCGCCCATGCGGAAAAAGTCAATTTTGAGGTATATCAGAAATTGGTAGCACTCAAACAAAATAGCAAGATCAACAGCTTTGTGTCGTCAGGCGCTTTTTTGATCCCTCGTGATCTTCAAATCGAACGAAAGCTGCGATGGAATAGCTTCTGGAATGTACAGCGTAAGGATTCCACGTTTCGTATTCTGGACCAAACTGCCGCGAAAAGTGGCTTCAATGCTTATGCTTTTAATGACTTCAAAGATTGGGTTTCAGGGAGAAATCAGTCTTCTGTTTCCCTGGACACGCTTTTTAATGAACTGGGGATAGATAATCTGGTAGATGTAAAATCGTCTGGTACCACATTCATTACCACGCTGATCGTTCCTCAAAAACAACTTTCGGAAGTAAAAAAAGACCTGCGAACGATCCCCGGCGTAGACATATTTGACCGCGGCGAGCTGGCTGGCGAGCTGCTCACAATGGTCAAGGACGATTTCAACTACCTGTTATTAATCTCGGCCTCCATTGTATTCCTCACATTGCTAGTCGTTTACGGACGAATTGAGCTAACATTCCTTTCATTTTTACCTATGGTGATCAGCTGGATCTGGATACTTGGGATAGCGGCGATACTGGGTATTAAATTCAATTTTGTCAATGTCATTGTAACCACATTCATCTTCGGATTGGGCGACGATTTCAGCATTTTTGTGACGGACGGGCTGCTCAGCAAGTACAAAACCGGCAAGGATACATTACGTTCCTACCAATCGGCGATTGCATTGTCCGCTACCACTACTATTATAGGTACGGGCGTCCTTATTTTTGCCAAACACCCTGCCATTCATTCCATTGCCCTCATCAGTGTGCTCGGGATTGTTTGTATCCTTTTCATTTCATTCGTTTTCCAGCCCGTTTTCTTTGACTTTTTTGTCCAGAACAGAATTGCAAAAAAGAAGGCGCCGGTAACCATGCTGCCTTTCCTGATCAGCGTTTCAAGTTTTACATATTTTTTGTCAGGATGCCTTTTTCTGCATTCCAAACTGGTTACGATTCTTATTTTGCCCATTTCGAAGAAAAGGAAGCGGGAAATGATCAACCGGTCACTGTCTTTTTATGCCAAAACGGTCATCTACTCCGGCCCGCACGTGCGCAAAAATTTCTCGGGACTTGAAAATCTGAATATGGATAAACCGGTGATTTTCATTGCTAACCATACTTCGTTTCTGGACATTCTGCTGGCTATCATGCTGCATCCGAAAATTGTGCTGATGGTTAAAGGCTGGGTCTACAATTCCCCATTCTTCGGACCCATCATCCGCTATGCGGGCTATGTGTACACGGACGACGGCCCGGAAGAGAACATCAGAAAGTTAAAAGGACTCGTTGCGGACGGCTATTCGTTGCTAATTTTCCCGGAAGGCACCCGCTCGCAGGACGGTACAATCGGGCGATTTCACAAAGGAGCATTTCACTTGGCCGAGCAGCTTAACCTCGACATTCAGCCACTTTTACTCCACGGAGCTTCGGACGTGTTGCCGAAAAACGACTTTTTGATCAGTTCCGGCGCACTCAATGTGCGTGTCATGCCACGTCTGGCGCACGACGATCCGCAATGGGGAACAACGCTTCGTGACCGTACGAAAAATATTGCTGCGCATTTTAAAACAGAATTTGCCGCCTACAAATACGAAATGGAGGACGTAGCCTACCTGAAACATAAGGTCTTTACCAATTATGTTTTCAAAGGGCCTGTGTTGGAATGGTATTTTAAAATCAAATGGAACCTGGAAAGCAAAAACTACTCCTTTTACAACCATTTAATAGCTCACAGGAAAAACATTCTGGATATCGGTTGCGGATATGGATATTTGTCTTTTTATCTGCATTATAAAAATGAGGAAAGGGTCATTACCGGAATTGATTATGACGAGGAAAAGATCCAGATCGCGCAGAATAGTTATAACAAGACAGAACAGTTACACTTTGTATATCAAGACATTATGACCGCTGATTGTGGTGAACAGGACGTCATATTTTTAAACGACATCCTTCATTATTTATCGGAAGAAAAACAACTTACCTTGCTTGACCGCTGTGCGACGGCGCTCAATCCTGGCGGGATATTATTCATCAGGGACGGCATAACCGACAACGAGGAAAAACATAAAAAGACCAAGACCACCGAAGCATTGTCGACAGGCTTGTTTTCATTCAACAGAAAATCGGATGATTTCCACTTTTTCTCTTCCAATGACATTCGCAGTTTCGCCGAAAAGCACCATTTGAGCTTTGAGATGCTTGAACATTCCAATAATACGTCCAATGTGCTGTTTGTTTTGAGAAACGACTAA
- a CDS encoding NAD(P)/FAD-dependent oxidoreductase, which translates to MRTVDVVVIGAGPAGTVAASYLKKQGYDVTILEKEKFPRFQIGESLLPCCMEHLDESGLLEAVKTKNFQKKTGAAFMRGEKRCEFFFSEQFTKGWTWTWQVKRADFDSTLAEATRAKGVDVNFECEVLKVTCTPDIQMLEYKDVDGNIHQISCKFVIDSSGYGRVLPRLFDLSKPSAFSPRGAIFSHLEDKNRTEKASNNIFVHSFDDNRSWIWAIPFSDGSTSVGIVGDKEKILELAENDGERYKAFIREFEDLKGRFKDSALKFEPRHILGYSIGVKKMYGDGFVLSGNSTEFLDPIFSSGVTFATASGLLSAKMTHRHLRGEAVDWKTEYEDVIQKGIDVFRSYVSGWYSGDFQTIVFAKEIDNDFKNQICSVLAGYVWDQSNPFVKKHDTILPTLAKVIKMKEKNLEGKQ; encoded by the coding sequence ATGCGAACTGTCGATGTTGTAGTGATTGGCGCCGGACCAGCCGGTACCGTTGCCGCTTCTTATTTGAAAAAACAAGGGTATGATGTGACCATTCTGGAAAAAGAGAAATTTCCGCGCTTCCAGATCGGTGAGAGTTTGCTTCCGTGCTGCATGGAGCACCTGGATGAGTCAGGCCTGCTGGAAGCTGTCAAAACCAAAAACTTTCAGAAAAAAACAGGCGCAGCATTTATGCGCGGCGAAAAAAGATGCGAGTTCTTCTTTTCCGAGCAATTTACAAAGGGCTGGACCTGGACGTGGCAGGTAAAACGTGCCGACTTTGACAGCACGCTGGCAGAGGCGACACGGGCGAAAGGCGTGGATGTGAATTTTGAATGTGAAGTCTTGAAAGTAACCTGCACGCCGGACATTCAGATGCTGGAATACAAAGATGTCGACGGGAACATTCATCAGATATCCTGCAAATTCGTCATTGATTCCAGCGGGTACGGCCGGGTGCTGCCACGGTTATTTGACCTGAGCAAGCCGTCGGCATTCTCGCCAAGAGGCGCGATATTCTCCCATTTAGAAGATAAAAACCGCACTGAGAAAGCCAGCAACAACATTTTCGTCCATTCTTTTGACGATAACCGTTCGTGGATCTGGGCCATTCCATTCTCCGACGGTTCCACGTCTGTTGGCATTGTGGGAGACAAGGAAAAGATCCTGGAACTGGCCGAAAACGACGGCGAAAGATATAAAGCTTTCATCCGCGAGTTTGAAGACCTCAAAGGAAGATTTAAGGATTCTGCATTGAAATTTGAACCCCGTCACATTCTGGGTTACTCCATTGGCGTCAAAAAAATGTATGGAGATGGATTCGTTCTTTCGGGAAACAGTACTGAATTTCTTGACCCGATCTTCTCTTCGGGCGTTACATTCGCCACAGCTTCCGGTTTGTTATCCGCCAAAATGACCCACAGACATTTACGGGGAGAAGCGGTAGACTGGAAAACGGAATACGAAGATGTGATACAGAAAGGAATCGACGTTTTCAGAAGCTATGTTTCTGGCTGGTACAGTGGTGATTTTCAAACCATTGTATTTGCGAAAGAAATTGATAACGACTTCAAAAATCAGATTTGTTCGGTACTTGCCGGTTACGTTTGGGACCAGTCAAACCCATTTGTAAAAAAGCATGACACCATACTTCCTACGCTTGCGAAAGTGATCAAAATGAAGGAAAAGAATCTGGAAGGCAAACAATAG